TAACCCTCCTTCAAATTTTTAACGCAGTAAATGATAAAGAAAAACTTTTTAAGATCCACTCTGACTCACCTAAAGCCTGCCCACTTGGCGGCAAGATCGAGGGACTTTTAACCGGTCACTTTT
The sequence above is drawn from the Campylobacter concisus genome and encodes:
- a CDS encoding Rrf2 family transcriptional regulator, yielding TLLQIFNAVNDKEKLFKIHSDSPKACPLGGKIEGLLTGHFLKVQEALESELRSITLQDLLDELINL